The genomic DNA TCACCGTGAATTGACAAGGCATATAGTTATGTTAACAAACATTATAGAATAACTTGGGGTGGGAGACAGTGGCAGAAACCACGGAAGATGCGGCACAGCTCGCCACCGAGTACGTAGAGATCTGGAACGAGCAGGAGTTCTCGAGATTGCCCGATGTCGTCGCGGAATCGTTTACGTTCACGTCTCCGACCAGTGGCACGATACAGGGCCGTGAGGACTTCGAAGCGTACGCTCGGGAAGTCGTCGACGCGTTTTCCGACTTCCAAATAGCCGTCCACGAGATGCTCGCGGACGAGCAACTGGTCATGGCAGAAGGAACGCTTTCGGGCACCCACGACAGTGAGTTCGACGGGATTCCGCCGACCCACGAAACGTTCGAGGTCCGGGATATGGCGAAGTTTGTGGTCGAAGACGGCAAACTCCAAGAGGAGCGCGCGTTCTTCGATCAGCACGACTTCCTCGGTCAGCTCGGGCTCCTTGAGGAGTAACGCTCGCCCCCTCTTTTCGGTTATTTATACTATCAGCCGTGACGTATCTCGGTCTCTCACGATCGGTTCTCGTTGTTACTGAAATGGGTATCAGTGGCGAGACAAGCGCAGACTCAGGCGTCGTCAGTTTCGACGAGGACCGTCCGGACGACCTCGGGGTCCTCGAGCAACTGGTGTTCGGTATAGCTGCCTTCGGCGCTGCCGCCGCTTCGGCGAGCCTGCTCGAGTATGTCGAGGAAGGCGTGTTCCTTGAGGAGGTCTCGAACCCGCCGCAGGGAGAGCGGCTCGGACCGTTCCTGCCGGCAGATCTCCTCGTAGACGTCGTAGATTTTCGTCGTCCGGAACCCGTCTTCCTCGGGCGTGTTGAGCGAGAGGACCGCAAGCGCCTGCAGGACGTACCGCGAGTGTGGCGTCGAACCGCGGATGAGTTCCCGAAACCGATCCGTTTCGGCCCGCTCGCGGGCCTGAACGACGAACTCTTCCTGCACGGTCTCGTTGCCGTTCGATTGGGCGATTTCGCCGGCGTACCGGAGAATGTCGATCGCCTTGCGGGCGTCGCCGTGTTCGCGCGCTGCAAGCGCCGCAGCGCGAGGGATAACGGAGGGCTCGAGGACGTCGTCTTTGAACGCGTCGCTGCGGGCCTGCATGATCTCGCGGAGCTGGTTCGCGTCGTAGGGGGGAAAGACGAACTCGCGTTCACAGAGACTGGACTTGACCCGCTCGTCCAGTCGGTCCTTGTATTTGATCTTGTTACTGATCCCGATGACGCCGATCTTGCACGACTCGAGCTTGCCGGCCTCGCCCGCGCGCGAAAGTTGCATAAGAATGTCGTCGTCGTCGAGCTTGTCGACCTCGTCGAGAATGACGAGGACCACGTCGTACTGGGTATCTAACACCGTCCAGAGGCGCTTGTAGTACGTCGAGGTACTGAGACCTTTGTCGGGAATCCTGATATCGGTGACTGCTGGTTCATTGAGCGTGTGGGCGATCGTCTGGACGGCCTGGGTTTCCGTGTTGTCCTGTGCGCAGTCGACGTAGGCAAACGCCGACGTGACGCCTTCTTCTCCCGCAACACGGACCAGCCGCTCCGAAATGTACTTCGCACAGAGGGACTTCCCCGTCCCAGTTTTTCCATAGATCAGCAGGTTACTCGGGCTCTGGCCGAAGATTGCGGGGTTGACCGCGTTTGCAAGTTCCGAAATCTCGTCATCGCGACCGACGATCCGACCCTCTTCGGGAAGGTGGTTGATCTCGAGGAGTTCTTTGTTCTCGAAGATCGGATCGTCGCGGGTGAACAGGTCATCGCCGGAACTCGACATAGAGGGACACCGTGTTTCCGGTGAAATAGCTGTTCCGTTTGTCGGCGACGAGCCGGTGCCGAGGATGAACCGCTTTCAGACGCTTCGAGCAGGCCGAACGCGGTCAATCGACCAATTTGATCGACGCGATACGCCCCCCGTTCGGTGACCGCGAGGGTCGGTCGATGGCTGACGACACACACACCGGGTTTCCGGTGAAACGGTGAAAATCCGTGTAGGGGTGCAGTCGAAGCGGAGGGGCCACCGTCACTGTTTCACCGGAAACACGGTGTATGATGTGCAGAAGTATGCGAGATTTCGTGGCAACAGACGGTATCGTCTTGATCGCCGTCGTGACCTCGAGGCTGTCGCCGTACCGACAATCGCAGCCGAACTACTCAGTGACCGCACTCGAAGTGAATCGTCAACTGGAGGGCATCGGTTCGGTTGCAGCAATGTCTAATCGACATTTGAATTACATTATTAATTTACTTAGTGAACTATACTCACATACGTTACTTATATATTTCTCTCTTGGATAGATGTGAAAATCAGATGGCCAACACCAAGCGAAGATCACGGCTTTCTCACGCCGTTACGGGTCGAAGTCTCGTGTCGTTGGCTGGTTTCTGCTTCTGGTGGGTATTCGTCCGACGTTTCGACGTGTTTCTACTCGTTTCACCGGAAACCCGGTGTGTGTTCGTCAGTGTGGCTGAGTACGACTGTCGGCTGTTCGTCCCGTTTCACCGGAAATCCGGTGTGTGTCCGCTCGAGCATGGTACCTCGAACCGTGTGCGTGACACTCGTGAGAATCACTGTTCCAGTCACGGCGGTCAGCCGGTACTCTCGTTGGCGACACGAGATCGGCTCTCGAACTGACGCAGTCGAGCCGCTCGGTTCTTGATTCGTCAAAGTCGGTCACAGCCACTCACCGACGAACCAAATTCACCGGAAACACGGTGTGATTGCTTGATGTCGGCTCTGGAGACGGACACGATCTCGTTCACCGGAAACCCGGTGTGTGCCAGCCACGGGACGGCACCGCCGTGTTTCGGTTGGCGGAGCACTCGCCGATCGCTCGAGGATGCTTCTGTGCTCACGACGATTTCACCGGAAACCCGGTGTGTGGGTTACAGCCACGGTATGTGGGCCCCCGTTACATCGAGACGATGGCGGTGCCGTCGATTCAGACGGACGCCTGTCAGTAGGTGCTGGTGGGCCCGCGACCAGCCATACGGGTTCGCTGGGACACCATGACAACAGCTCGTCTCAGTAGTAGTAGAGCTCGAGTTCGTGGCCACAGTTCCGACAGTGAGTCTCTTTTCCGAGTAGTCGGTTCGAATCGCTTTCCCTGTGAATCCCCGGGCCTGGCGGGATGGATGTCGCGATCGTCGCATCGCACTCCGGACAGCCGATATCCATGTCTGCATTTCCTGTCCGAGACATACCGTAGACGTATTCGATCGTCCCCGATAGTTATCGCAATCGTACGGTGCAGACAGGGACTCGTTTCATTCCGTTCACTCGCGGTACGGTGCGCTTTACACGTCCGCTTCACACAGTATAGGTCACGTCGTCGAAGTCGAAAAACGCCGTCTCGTAGCCGTCGTGTCGTGACACCTGCGGCGGTGAGTCGACGGTCACCGTCACGCGGTCGCCGGATGCAAGCGTGTCGAGTGCGACGCCGTAGTGGTGGCCGATCTCGTGATCGAGCGCCTCTGTAAGCTGCCCGTCGTAGATGGTCTCCCCATCCCGCTCGACGGTCGCGGACAGGGACGTGAACGGAAGAATGATACCGTTGTACGGGGTCCTTGGGCAGATCGCCAGATACGAGCCACCGTCCGTGAGCCGGTCGGCGTCGGCGACGAGCGCGGCGAGCGTTGCGTCACCGCTGTGCTGGGCCTCGAGTGACTCCCCGGGCAACTCCTCGAGTGGCGTGGCTTGCCCCATCGGCGTGTGCCCGCCATCATCACCACCGTGTTCCATTTTCATGAGTGACAACGCCTCGCGGTTCCCCCGCTGTGATTCGGGGATCGTCTCGAACGAGAGGTCGTGAATATCTGACCGGACGTACTCGAAGTCGATCTCGAGCGTTCCAATCGATTCCAGTCGGCCCTCGAACGAGCCGGTTCGCTCGAGGCTGACCGGACCGGCTTGAATCCGGGCCGTGTATGTTCCTTCGCCCGGGAGCTGGATGTTATCTCCGTAATGAAAGCCCATCCGCTGGGAGATCATCGGCCACAGCGAGGAGGTGCCGATATCGACGAAGTCGCCGTCCTGTCGAATTTCGAGGCGCGTGTCCACCGGAAGGACGGTGTGTGTCTCGCGGTCCCAGACAGTGGTCATAAGATGGAGACTGTCGTCGGCGGTGATCTCGACGAGCTCTTTTCCTTCCTCGGTGGCTTCGACGGTCCAGAACCGGTGGGGAAAGGTATACGAGAGCATGGCGGCGTAGTCGCCGTCGGTCGCCATCCCATACATCCCCATCCCGTCGCGTGAGGAGGGCAAGTAGACGGCGTCGGGTCGGTTCTCGACGAGCGGCGGGTTGGCAAAGGCAGATTCTTCTTCGAACCCGAGTTGCTCGAGACAGCCGGCGAGACCGGCGGTTCCGGCGGCTCCGGCTGCGGCTGTACCACGGAGGAAAGCCCGGCGATTCATTACCCGGTGGTTGGAAACCCCCGACAAAACGCCTGTTGGTTCACTGGTCGAACGTGATACTCGAGTTGTCGCTGCCGGCACGTGTTTTCCTTGGGTTCAGCTCCCGTGTCTTTCAGGATCGATTTCAGTAACTGACTGCTACACGGCCCCCGTTCGTGGGGCGAACCAATGAACCTTTCATCGACCGCTTCTAGAACCCGGATATGGACCGGCGGACGTATCTCGGCACAGTCGGAATCGCAGGGCTTACCAGTGTTGCCGGCTGCCTCGACGGAACGGTCGGCGGCGGGGATACCGGAAACGGAAACTCCAATACTGGAAGCCCCAATGCCGTTCTCGAGCCGCCGGAGACGGATTTAAGCGAGGCGTCACATCCGAGCTACGGTGACGAGTTCCCGGCGGTCAGCGTTCCTGATCCGCTGACCGGCGAGACTATCTCGACCGACCAGTTCGAAGACGAGCGGGTCATGCTGCTGACGTTCTTTTATACGAACTGTCCTGACGGTGTCTGTCCCCTGCTGATAGAACGCTTGCGATATGTCCAGAGCGCCGCAGCCGAGAACGGATACAGTGACGAGGCAGCGTTCCTTGCGATGACGTTCGATCCGGAACGAGACTCACCGGATGCGATTCGGACGTTCGGGACCCAACGAGGGGTCGACCTCGATGCCGGAAACTTCCATTTCCTGCGACCGGAATCGTACGAGACCGCCAAACAGATCGTCGCCGACACGTACGGCCTACCACTCAAGAAAGAGTACGATCACGACTACGACAACCTCGAGTACAAGTTCCCACATCTCCCCTACATTTTCCTCGTCAACAAGCGAGGGTATCTCGAGCGTGTCTACCTGCAGGGATCGAGGATGGATATGACACGGCTCGCCAACGATTTCGAAACGGTGGTGAACGGATAGATGCGCAGGCGAGAGGTCCTGGCTGGCATTGGGAGTCTGGGCGTCATTGGAGGCGGCGCAGCGGTGGCGATGAACGGTCTCCCAGCACCATCCTCCGGCGATGAAACGAACGAGACGGAGACGACGAGTGACGCGATTAGGATAACGGACCCGATTTCGATCCAGACACTCGACGCACCGGGCAGTACGGCTGGTGAAGTCGACCTGCCAGCAACGGACCAGCCGACGTTTATCGATTTCTTCGCGACGTGGTGTGATCCCTGTAAAAAGCAGATGCCGGCACTTGCCGAGGCACACGAACGAATCGGCGACGACGTGCTATTTATCTCGGTTACAAATCAAGATATGAAGGCGAGCAAAGTCGTCGAATGGTGGCAAAACAACAATGGGAATTGGTTGCTTGGTATGGACCCGGATCAGCAACTGACGAGTAAACTTCTCAGAGGCTTCTTCCCTTACGCCGTCGCGATTGACGCGTCCGGAACCGTTCAGTGGTCGGATCAGGGTCGCAAGAATGCGGATCAACTCGTCGCGGGAATCGAGCAGGCACTCGAGGGAGGAGCCGAATAAGGATGGTCGACGCTGCGCTGACCACGTCGATCGTGTTCGGGCTCTCGACCGGAGTTGCAACGTTCTTTTCCCCGTGTGCGTACCCGCTGTTGCCGGGCTACGTCGGCTTTTACGTGAGCCAGACCGACGGCGAGCAGGCGTCGCTCGGCGGTGCGTTGAGTCGCGGGCTGTTCGCCGGCCTCGGCGTCCTCGTCACGTTCACTGCGCTGCTCGGAGCGACGTTCTGGGTTGGCCAGTCGATGATCTCGTCGATCAAGTGGTTCGAAGCCGCTGCCGGCCTCGTCCTGGTCGTCCTCGGCGCGTTGATCGTTGCCGGTCGCGCACCGTCGTTTTCCGTTACCCTCCCGAAACGCCGCTCGAGCGTGTTCGGCTTTTCGATCTTTGGCGTCGGCTATGCGCTCGCGTCGGCCGGCTGTGTCGCGCCACTGTTTATCAGTGTCGTCACCCGTGCGCTTTCGCTGTCGATGGCCGATGCGCTGGTCCTGCTTGGCACTTATGTCGGCAGCGTCGTCGTGTTGATGGTCTCGTTGACCGTCGCAACAGGGATGGGTCTGATCGCCGGTGCTGGCCGATTGACGGCCTACTCCGGCCTGTTGAAGCGAATCGCGGGCGTCGTGATGATCGTCGCCGGGATCGGGCAATTGTATCTCGCCCTCGTCGTCTTCGATTACTTCAATCTGTTCTGAGCGGCGGTTGGACAGTTCGATTCACGCCCAATCGCGTGCGACCGTCATCGACGCCGGTGGCAACGCGCTGTCGATCGTAACCGAACCACAGCGGTCTGGCGGTGACGTGACGGGGAGAGACTGACGCCCGCTGGGCAGGCAACGGCAGGTCCGGGATGTAAACCGCAGTCGCTCGAACGGACGACCATGTATCAGGAGCTGCTCCTCGCAACAGACGGAAGCGACGCCGCTCACCGGGCGACCGAGCAAGGGGTCGAGCTCGCGGCCCAACTCGATGCGACCCTGCACGTGCTGTCGGTTTCGGAGGACGGCCCACAGGCGGAGACCAAACAGGACCAGCTACGTACCGATCCGGAGGAAGAAGCCGCCACAGCCGCCGAGGAGGCAAACGAAGCGGCGGCTCGAGAGGGAATCGACGCGACCACGGACATCCGTCACGGGGTCCCACAGGAACAGATCGTCGACTACGCGGAGACGAATCCGGTCGATATGGTGATCGTCGGGACAGCCGGTCGCTCCGGGCTCGATCACCTGCTCTCGGGCAGTGTCGCCGAAGAAATCGTGCGAAACGCCCCGGTTCCTGTTCTCACGGTCCGGGACCAGTCCTAGCGATTTGCAATACGGTTGTACCGCCCTCTAATCCACCGCTACGTCCGGGTACGGCACTGATACTTAACCGATACGGGAGTGACGCAGCCGCTATCGTGGCCGGTCAGGTAGCTCGCTGTGCTGTTCGCGTCCCATGTCCGAGAGCCGTGTCGACACTGAGCACCGGCACACAGTGGGGCTTGTTCGGGGTGGTCGGCGAGTGAGCGAGCGGACCGCGACCGTCGTCGGCGACACACCCAGCGTGCTTGTCGTCGGCGATGATCCTACTGCCGACGATGCGCGGGATGCACTCGCTGCACGATTCACGGACGCATCGATCCTCCGAGAGCGGACGCTCGAGGGAGCTCGCGAGCGACTCGCCGATCGCGACGTCCACTGTTTGCTCTGTCCGTTCGATGCGGCTGCGGTCGATCGATTGGAGGGGGAATCGATGCTCGAGCGACTCGCCGCCGAATCGGACGAGCGGCCAATCGTGGCCATCACCAACGGTACGGATGCAGATCACGCGCTCGCCGCCGGCGCGAGCGATGTCGTGGCTCGCGACGAGTCGCCGACGGTGCTGACCGCGCGGGTTCGAACTGCAGCCGAGCGAGAGCAATATCGGCTGGCCGCCGCGGCCTCGGACCGCCGCCAGCAGTCGATCCTCGAGAGCGCTGCTGCCGTCGTCTGGGTGCTCGATGCCGACAGCGAGATCGAATACGCGACGCCGGCAGTCGAGTCACAGCTGGGGTATACGCCAGCCGAACTCGAGCGGACGCCGATCGACCGGATCGTCCATCCCGACGACCGCACGGCGATCCGCGAGACGCTCGCAACCGTCATCGACGCGCCGGTCGGCGCGACCGAACGCGTCACCCTGCGGCTGGGCGACGTCGACGGCACGTGGCACGTCTCGGAGCTGACCTGCACGAACCGACTTGCGGATCCAACCGTCGAGGGCGTCATCGT from Natrinema sp. HArc-T2 includes the following:
- a CDS encoding ester cyclase, which encodes MAETTEDAAQLATEYVEIWNEQEFSRLPDVVAESFTFTSPTSGTIQGREDFEAYAREVVDAFSDFQIAVHEMLADEQLVMAEGTLSGTHDSEFDGIPPTHETFEVRDMAKFVVEDGKLQEERAFFDQHDFLGQLGLLEE
- a CDS encoding Cdc6/Cdc18 family protein, which translates into the protein MSSSGDDLFTRDDPIFENKELLEINHLPEEGRIVGRDDEISELANAVNPAIFGQSPSNLLIYGKTGTGKSLCAKYISERLVRVAGEEGVTSAFAYVDCAQDNTETQAVQTIAHTLNEPAVTDIRIPDKGLSTSTYYKRLWTVLDTQYDVVLVILDEVDKLDDDDILMQLSRAGEAGKLESCKIGVIGISNKIKYKDRLDERVKSSLCEREFVFPPYDANQLREIMQARSDAFKDDVLEPSVIPRAAALAAREHGDARKAIDILRYAGEIAQSNGNETVQEEFVVQARERAETDRFRELIRGSTPHSRYVLQALAVLSLNTPEEDGFRTTKIYDVYEEICRQERSEPLSLRRVRDLLKEHAFLDILEQARRSGGSAEGSYTEHQLLEDPEVVRTVLVETDDA
- a CDS encoding iron transporter yields the protein MNRRAFLRGTAAAGAAGTAGLAGCLEQLGFEEESAFANPPLVENRPDAVYLPSSRDGMGMYGMATDGDYAAMLSYTFPHRFWTVEATEEGKELVEITADDSLHLMTTVWDRETHTVLPVDTRLEIRQDGDFVDIGTSSLWPMISQRMGFHYGDNIQLPGEGTYTARIQAGPVSLERTGSFEGRLESIGTLEIDFEYVRSDIHDLSFETIPESQRGNREALSLMKMEHGGDDGGHTPMGQATPLEELPGESLEAQHSGDATLAALVADADRLTDGGSYLAICPRTPYNGIILPFTSLSATVERDGETIYDGQLTEALDHEIGHHYGVALDTLASGDRVTVTVDSPPQVSRHDGYETAFFDFDDVTYTV
- a CDS encoding SCO family protein yields the protein MDRRTYLGTVGIAGLTSVAGCLDGTVGGGDTGNGNSNTGSPNAVLEPPETDLSEASHPSYGDEFPAVSVPDPLTGETISTDQFEDERVMLLTFFYTNCPDGVCPLLIERLRYVQSAAAENGYSDEAAFLAMTFDPERDSPDAIRTFGTQRGVDLDAGNFHFLRPESYETAKQIVADTYGLPLKKEYDHDYDNLEYKFPHLPYIFLVNKRGYLERVYLQGSRMDMTRLANDFETVVNG
- a CDS encoding redoxin family protein, translated to MRRREVLAGIGSLGVIGGGAAVAMNGLPAPSSGDETNETETTSDAIRITDPISIQTLDAPGSTAGEVDLPATDQPTFIDFFATWCDPCKKQMPALAEAHERIGDDVLFISVTNQDMKASKVVEWWQNNNGNWLLGMDPDQQLTSKLLRGFFPYAVAIDASGTVQWSDQGRKNADQLVAGIEQALEGGAE
- a CDS encoding cytochrome c biogenesis CcdA family protein, producing the protein MVDAALTTSIVFGLSTGVATFFSPCAYPLLPGYVGFYVSQTDGEQASLGGALSRGLFAGLGVLVTFTALLGATFWVGQSMISSIKWFEAAAGLVLVVLGALIVAGRAPSFSVTLPKRRSSVFGFSIFGVGYALASAGCVAPLFISVVTRALSLSMADALVLLGTYVGSVVVLMVSLTVATGMGLIAGAGRLTAYSGLLKRIAGVVMIVAGIGQLYLALVVFDYFNLF
- a CDS encoding universal stress protein, which gives rise to MYQELLLATDGSDAAHRATEQGVELAAQLDATLHVLSVSEDGPQAETKQDQLRTDPEEEAATAAEEANEAAAREGIDATTDIRHGVPQEQIVDYAETNPVDMVIVGTAGRSGLDHLLSGSVAEEIVRNAPVPVLTVRDQS